tatattttttattgttcgTAAATTTTCTCCAAGTTAAAATGACTttcacataattaaattatagtctttgtagttttaattcttttctcttaatttctcAACTATTTTCTCCTCCTCGTAGCTAAGTAATTATCCATCCTCAAAATTCAAGGAGGCATTGATCTCGAAGACAAAGAGGGACTCCAAgctatactatttttttttgttaccaAACCACATAGATCTTCCATACATAGAAGACCAAAGTGAATGAGATCACTCGATTCTTGTATATGATTTACCAATTATTTTTCACAGATTGATGTTGAAAATCAGTTATTTAAGGATATCAAGTGAAATTGGAGCATTCTAGTACCAATAGACTTACCCAATTATCAATCTTTCTTTCAAGTTTAGAGATTCGAATTcctaaattaatttctttttactaaaaactaaaatatatgtttttgcgttttaaaattttatttgatttttttccgAATTCTTCTGTGATTATTATTAGATAGAGAAGGATTTTAGGAGAAAGGGAATTGGTAGTGAATTAAAagtaagagagaaaaagaaagtgaaattgAAGGTTGTGTAATATAAGATTTAGGAGGCatccttattttatttttttattgtcctATGCATGGATgataatgattaaaaaagtCAACTTAAAGagcatatattataaaatggcatcttctttattaatataagaaGGGTGGAAATAAtgaatcaataattaaaatgaaacaaatttatctttcatatttatgctaatttattttattaagttgAGGAGTTATTAGATGGAATTGTTAATTTGGTGGGAGTCAGAGCCATGAACAAAACACATGTCAAGCCCTCATCTTTtacctttattttaaataaaaacaaataaataaataaatcatcaCACCCCCAGGCTGGTGTCACGTGACTTTGCCATGTGACTCCAATAtaagttctttctttttttctctttttaattttaaaaaatcaataataataataaaagttatgtttaaaattttaatataatatttcatttattgaaaataCGTAACTTTCGATTGTGTTCATCAACCTATAGCTATATCTAACTGTGTTTTACTTATCAATCTCTATTACCCAAATATCATCTAACAATAAACATAACTATAACAGATTAATCCATTTctataatattgtaatttagtttgaatcacacaatttataattaatagtttttaaagaatataatattataccttattttcttaatttaaatcttcTATTGTGAATATGAATGCtatgaattgaaattgaataaaaaattctacatgtttttgagaaaaaagttttatgtgtttttttgttttcatatctttttagGATAAAGTTTATGTCATGTAGCAAATGGAGATttgaaccatttttttaaaaaaaatcaaactatttcaatgattatttgtttttcatttattcgaattatttaataatatccaaaattattatagaaaactagtaaaaaatattaacaatatcAAATACATGAGATTCAAActatttgttaatattatttctcACCACAACACATCCATGaagttgaaataaatatataaaggcTGCATATCATCCTCATAAAACTAAGGTTTCTTTTAATGTTGAAATCATGGATTCTCAAAGCTctgttttacttttctttttctcttttctttttctctcatttgttagaatactttattttctaacaACTATATAAAgcaacaaacaatttttttttagttttaataacaacttgcaattagttaataattaaattagttaacaaaaaaaaggtttcTAGAACCATTTACGGTTATGATCAATGCTCTTATACCCTTCATTGGattctttcaaattcattaaatGCATTAATCAAAGTATTAATTGAGAtgttagaataaaataaaataataacctTATGATAATATTACTTTGTTGGTGGGGCAAAGCCAATGTTACATCTTCTAAATAaagacaaatattttattcaggttttccttatttaataccttcaattaataattcaaaGGAAGTTGAGGACACACtcattcataaattatttctttcaccatttttatatcaaattttgtttttggggTTATAACTCATTGCACCTATATGATATGTAATCATTTATTACACAAATTAGTAGTTTAATATCCATAAGTCCCCTTTATTAgtatcaataattaattataaatatattcaacttattttcatttaactgTTATTTAGTTGTGTGATCATATCCATTACATATTTTCTCaagcattattatttttataatcaaatatttttaatataattaattataataagaataaatacAAAGGTCATCAATAAAAGACGTTGATTTGAACTTACAAGACCCAATACACATCAATAATACATATCTTTAGATACTTAagttcatatttatatttgattgaatACTTTGAAAAATAGAGTTGTGATTGTCTTTTTgtctaatattttttcatttttaattattttttaaatgatgataACGGTCTCTAAGTACATTTATAAATGagataattcaaatataaataattgaagtaattatttactaaattttttttatcgaaTGAGACTATGGACTTCTCGACTCTCTAGTTCGATCAATGAGCTTCCTCAACTCTTCTCTATAGTTCGACTTTTAAGATCTCTTTTGTATTTCGACATATCAATTACTAAGCTTAACTAGTATGTGATTTAGTATCCAAActtaagttttaaaacaaaattataaatatatgaaaatgatgtattaagaaatggaaaacaaaataaaaattaatttaaggtataaagatttaaaataagaatggATACATAAGTCATAACCGCCTTTgaggaggaagaaaagaaaagaaaagaaggaaaatttagaatgaattaaaataaatagaatgaCGAAGGCAACTAATTGAATTATGGAGGtccaaaaaagagaaagaaaatagaattatGGAAATGAAGGTAAGCGACAATGTAGGGCCGATGTTGACCACGTGGCAGACAGCATTCTGTTCATTTCCACGTGGGCCCTATCAAGTGGTGCTGTTGGCCCATCACAtgcccccccccccctccTTTACTTgctttccattttccttttttattttgttttccaacTAAGATATAAACactagattttatttttatattcccccattactttttcatttcttttttatttttttaaaaaaagtaaatttccTTCgttctattttgttatatgtagtcaaattcataaatttaatatgtacTCTCTAAATATGAAACCACCTTCTCAtcattcattaaatatatatatatattaataatgttAACTTGTTTCTTCCTCCGCGTGGTTTAAATTAAGTTAGGTGTTAAATTGCAAAAGGTATTTacaatgaattgaaaattttcattttaatttactaaaaaaagagagagaaaattatgataaaatggTGGTGCGGAATTAAATGGAGGGCATGTTGtggttttaaaaactatagaAAGGGCGGGGCGGCCAGCCGACTTGTCGAACCTCCCAATCTtatctcaaataataattaatataatgtattttgatatataattgcATTTCACAATCCCCAATACTTAAAAGCCATTGTCAGCTTCATTCAATTCTCCCAACCCCGACCCATACTTCCCAATCCTTTACTAAAATTcaagataaattaatttatttccctaacataaaattgaaaatttgacatATGACTCAACTTACGTCCAATGTTCATAACACGGCCCTCACCTTAGAACCACACCCTATTTAAACGGAGAATTTATATTGTTTGGTTACATAGAGTTGGGAAGAAAAGGGTTCAAACCAATGGATCGTGAAAACGATTGAATGAGATTGGAGATAGAGACCTTCAACAATTTAGTGTTTTAACTTTACATCTTTAACACCCCATATTTTAtgtcattaaaatatattctaattttacctattttaaaattattctatatacATGcacctttcctttctttttctttcttttttttttagggttaAATTGTAATTTCACGCCACTATATTTCATACTTGTATTGAATAGGTCTTGtgctttaaatattataaaagtaatctaaaatatttaactttaaaaatatttgacaaattgTCCCTAAAATCTTAAGTTTACATCTAACTAACTTATGAGATATCATAAATGAAAAACTGTAATTGCAAGTGttgattacatttttatattaacatttaaaaagaattttaaatataaaaaagtttataaaaatagaccATAGTTTTATAGCTTATACGGTAATGGCTCCTCACAGATTAAActacaattaattaacatagTTTTGACGTAAGCTAAgtatatttgatattgaacTTCCTAGGATTGAACTATGGAAAATAAATGTATACCGTATTTGAATAAGAAGtaattttccattatttataatattatgtggtttaagatttcttttatttatatataatatggatTAATTGAAAGCataaaatgttacaaatttaattgtaTTATATAGACTAATAGTTTTTAGGTATGATTAGTATAGTGAGATGTATTATAAAATAAGGGACATGTGagaagaggaaggaaaatgaaaatgaaagttggTTATATAGTAGTATAGTCAACCCAATAATaaagtagaataaaaaaaactattaacctttcctttctctttctctgaAATTACAATTGGGTCAACCAAAGAGCTTTGTTTAATGGCGTCAGAGACCCCACACCTTCCACTCGTTTTCGTCTTCCTCTGTCTCCTCCATCCCCCAttctaatgtatatataaaactttCTCTAACACACCCCATTTCACTGCAAAATCCCATTCCCATTCCTATTCAAATGGAGGACGATTACTCCATCTTCCCTCCCGATTCAGATCTCGATTTCAGTTTTACTTCCACCACCACCGACCGCACCTTCACCACCTCCTCCAGCGCCCGCACCAGTCTTGCTCGCAGCAGTCTAACACTCAGCTTTAATGAATCTCGTCTCTCCGCCGCTGCAGCCGCCCTCAACCTCCGCCCTTACCACCGTTCCGACTCTCACTGGTCCGCCATCAGAGCCGCTACTACTCTCTCTTCCGACGGCCATCTCCACCTCCGCCACCTCAAACTCATCCGCCATCTCGGCACCGGCAACCTGGGGCGTGTCTTCTTGTGCCATTTGAGAGACAACGATCATGCCAGTTTCGCCCTGAAAGTGGTGGATAAGGAAGCTCTCAGTAACAAGAAGCTTTTGCAGGTTCAAACGGAAGCCGAGATTCTGGCTTCTTTGGACCACCCCTTTCTCCCAACCCTCTACGCCCGTCTCGACGTCTCTCATTACACGTGCCTCCTTATCGACTATTGTCCTGCCGGTGACCTCCACTCCCTCCTCCGTAAGCAGCCCGGTAGCCGCTTCTCTGTTGCGGCGGCGAGATTCTTCGCGGCAGAGGTCCTGGTGGCGCTGGAGTACCTTCACGCGCTTGGGATCGTGTACCGTGATCTCAAGCCTGAGAACGTTCTTTTGCGTGAGGATGGCCACGTCATGCTCTCGGATTTCGATTTGTGTTTTAAGTCCGACGTGGTTCCCACTTTTCACACCTGGACTCGCCCGGGCCCACAGGCTACTGGCTCCTGCTTTGGGTGGAGGACCTCTCCAGAGTTCGAAGAGGAGATTGTCGGGGAGTTTGTGGCGGAGCCGACGTCTGCCTTTTCCAAGTCTTGTGTAGGGACTCACGAGTACTTGGCGCCGGAGTTAGTGACCGGCGGTGGTCACGGTAACGGCGTGGATTGGTGGGCGTTTGGGGTGTTCGTTTATGAGCTTCTGCACGGGACGACGCCGTTTAAAGGAGTGAACAAGGAGGGTACGTTAAGGAACATTGCGTCGTCGGAGGGGGTGAAGTTCAGAGGAGGGGGGGAGGAAGAGGGGGGGATGGGGGAGGCGAGAGATCTGATAGAGAGGCTGTTGGTGAAAGATCCTGGGAGGCGGTTGGGTTGGGAGAAAGGAGCGACGGAGATTAAACGGCATCCGTTCTTCGAGGGTATAAAATGGCCGTTGATCAGAACGTATAGGGTGCCGGAGGTGTACGGGATGATGAGAAAGGGGAGAGCACAGGTGAGCCACGTGAGGGAGGTGACAGAACGCATACGGCGGCGGGGGTGGTGGAACTGGAGGAAAGTGATGAGGAAGCggttaattaaaaatggaagCTGCAGTAAATCTCATAGCAATACCAATTATTATAGTTATAGCTCTAAAAAGAAGACgggttaaattaaattaaattaaaagtaggGTGAAAAATTGAATAGGTTTTTTCCGAcggttttgttttattttttcttgtgagACACTGTatattcatacaaaaaaaaaaaaaaaaaaaagaaaactgtatactttactttaatttttttaaaaaatttatctatGTATGAGTAGGGAATATTTGAGTTGTTTGtatcaatattaaattatttaaaggtACTAGTTACATTTTTGGTCCatatttaatgtatatatttagctttaatttataataataagtatGGTTTTCACTATCCTAattctttatcttttctaaatatatattatagaccTAATTAAGGATGAAAAAGA
This is a stretch of genomic DNA from Cucumis sativus cultivar 9930 chromosome 4, Cucumber_9930_V3, whole genome shotgun sequence. It encodes these proteins:
- the CSPK3 gene encoding protein kinase PINOID 2-like, translating into MEDDYSIFPPDSDLDFSFTSTTTDRTFTTSSSARTSLARSSLTLSFNESRLSAAAAALNLRPYHRSDSHWSAIRAATTLSSDGHLHLRHLKLIRHLGTGNLGRVFLCHLRDNDHASFALKVVDKEALSNKKLLQVQTEAEILASLDHPFLPTLYARLDVSHYTCLLIDYCPAGDLHSLLRKQPGSRFSVAAARFFAAEVLVALEYLHALGIVYRDLKPENVLLREDGHVMLSDFDLCFKSDVVPTFHTWTRPGPQATGSCFGWRTSPEFEEEIVGEFVAEPTSAFSKSCVGTHEYLAPELVTGGGHGNGVDWWAFGVFVYELLHGTTPFKGVNKEGTLRNIASSEGVKFRGGGEEEGGMGEARDLIERLLVKDPGRRLGWEKGATEIKRHPFFEGIKWPLIRTYRVPEVYGMMRKGRAQVSHVREVTERIRRRGWWNWRKVMRKRLIKNGSCSKSHSNTNYYSYSSKKKTG